The Rhodospirillales bacterium genome contains a region encoding:
- a CDS encoding class II aldolase/adducin family protein, whose protein sequence is MCASPVFKQVVPADNTMSEAEWATRVDLAACYRLVAHFDMDDLFATHVSLRVPGAEEHFLLNPYGVLFSEITASDLVKVDINGTIVQETDHVINPAGFVIHSAIHASRPDAKCVLHTHTVAGMAVSTLINGLEPITQKATRYHKRVAYHDFEGKAQDLDERERLVRDLGQLNYLVLRNHGLLVCAPTIGRAFKEIYAMEKACKTQLAIQATGEKITSMSDNLLEFTAEQFANDAVPSKERPDGFPSLKAMLDRINPGYDA, encoded by the coding sequence ATGTGCGCAAGTCCAGTTTTCAAACAAGTTGTGCCCGCCGACAACACCATGTCAGAAGCTGAATGGGCAACAAGGGTTGACCTTGCGGCCTGTTACCGGCTGGTTGCCCATTTCGATATGGATGATCTTTTCGCCACCCATGTTTCGCTTCGGGTGCCGGGTGCCGAAGAACATTTCCTGCTCAACCCCTATGGCGTGTTGTTCAGTGAAATTACCGCATCAGATCTGGTCAAGGTGGACATTAATGGCACCATCGTTCAGGAAACCGATCACGTGATCAATCCCGCTGGCTTTGTCATTCATTCGGCAATCCATGCATCACGCCCCGATGCCAAATGCGTACTGCACACCCACACCGTGGCAGGCATGGCCGTATCAACGCTGATCAATGGGCTGGAGCCCATCACCCAAAAGGCAACCCGTTATCACAAACGTGTCGCGTATCATGATTTTGAAGGCAAGGCCCAGGATCTGGATGAACGGGAACGTCTGGTGCGAGACCTTGGCCAGCTCAATTATCTGGTGCTTCGCAACCACGGGCTTTTGGTCTGTGCGCCAACCATTGGCCGGGCCTTCAAGGAAATCTATGCCATGGAAAAAGCCTGCAAAACGCAACTGGCTATTCAGGCGACCGGGGAAAAAATAACCTCCATGAGCGATAATCTGCTGGAATTTACGGCTGAACAATTTGCCAATGATGCCGTGCCCAGCAAGGAACGCCCCGATGGGTTTCCGTCATTGAAGGCCATGTTGGATCGGATCAATCCTGGATACGACGCCTAA
- a CDS encoding EAL domain-containing protein — translation MRAPMLKESVYREEYPSGSHVFREGEPGSCAYVIERGAVEISTLHQGRKIAISSLGEGDLFGEMALVDSELRSASAMTTEETVVVVISLDQLREKLEQADPLITFFTRNILERFRDSQSRLLGHSREADDSNVVGSVLEKDVSLPRHRERAMRKLKFENEINKALINEENIIHYQPILDLRTGAMAGLEALLRWDHPERGLLYPNDFIGFSEETGLIIPMGLWVLEESCKALLSFQKKLNAVDPNAPLLFMSINLSSRQFSDIDLVRNISNIIDDTGVNPEQIKLEITESLLMDNPSRAAVTLNGVKALGLEIAIDDFGTGYSSLSYLHRFHIDTLKIDRSFVSTATMNKGSMEIVRAIAGLAHNLGLDIVAEGIEQPEQVTLLRDVQCEYGQGFFFSKPVVDTEILSRIEELGEAKNKVTPIGIA, via the coding sequence ATGCGTGCCCCCATGCTTAAAGAATCGGTCTACAGAGAGGAATACCCGTCTGGCTCTCACGTTTTTCGAGAAGGTGAGCCCGGCAGTTGCGCCTATGTGATTGAGCGGGGTGCGGTTGAGATATCAACCCTGCATCAGGGCAGAAAAATCGCCATTTCAAGTCTTGGCGAAGGTGACCTGTTCGGGGAAATGGCTCTGGTGGACAGTGAATTGCGTAGCGCGTCTGCCATGACCACCGAAGAAACCGTGGTCGTTGTGATCAGTCTGGATCAACTGCGTGAAAAACTGGAACAGGCCGATCCGCTTATTACCTTCTTTACAAGAAATATTCTGGAGCGTTTCAGGGATTCCCAAAGCCGACTTCTTGGCCATAGCAGGGAAGCAGATGATTCTAACGTTGTCGGATCTGTGCTTGAGAAGGATGTTTCCTTGCCGCGTCACCGCGAACGGGCCATGCGAAAACTTAAATTCGAGAATGAAATCAACAAGGCGTTGATAAACGAAGAAAACATTATTCATTACCAGCCAATTCTCGATCTTCGGACGGGTGCCATGGCCGGGCTTGAAGCCCTTTTGCGCTGGGATCATCCAGAGCGCGGCCTTTTATATCCAAACGATTTCATCGGGTTTTCTGAAGAAACCGGCTTGATTATTCCCATGGGCTTGTGGGTTTTGGAAGAATCATGCAAGGCACTTCTTTCCTTTCAGAAAAAATTAAACGCGGTCGATCCGAATGCGCCCTTGTTGTTTATGTCTATCAATCTGTCGTCCAGGCAGTTTTCAGACATTGATCTGGTGCGCAATATTTCGAACATCATCGATGACACAGGGGTTAACCCAGAACAGATCAAGCTTGAAATTACGGAAAGCCTCTTGATGGATAACCCATCGCGCGCCGCGGTGACCCTTAACGGTGTTAAGGCGTTGGGCCTTGAAATTGCCATTGATGATTTTGGTACCGGGTATTCATCTCTCAGCTATTTGCATCGGTTCCATATTGATACCTTGAAAATTGACCGTTCATTCGTGTCAACGGCCACCATGAATAAGGGGTCCATGGAAATTGTTCGCGCCATTGCGGGCCTTGCCCACAACTTGGGCCTGGATATTGTTGCCGAAGGCATTGAACAGCCCGAACAGGTGACCCTGCTTCGTGATGTGCAGTGCGAATACGGTCAGGGATTTTTCTTCTCAAAACCGGTTGTCGACACCGAAATTCTTTCTCGCATCGAAGAACTGGGTGAGGCCAAAAACAAGGTGACCCCAATCGGGATCGCCTAA